A window of the Ammoniphilus oxalaticus genome harbors these coding sequences:
- a CDS encoding tRNA (adenine(22)-N(1))-methyltransferase encodes MELSQRLTAVARYVKPGSKVADIGSDHAFLPIHLIQSGKSASVIAGEVNRGPLEMARKNVDQTGFSKQIELRLGDGLSVIEDGEVDTVCISGMGGTLITSILDAGIERLSSVQQLVLQPNVAEKQARKWLYDHGWELVGETILKEEGIIYEVFSAVRGNAKAPYQSQQWPLEQWFELGPFLWSEKSPIYKEKWEREWGNTKRVLSDLKRAKSTEIETKRMELEDRLKWIEEVLTCMQTVRP; translated from the coding sequence ATGGAATTATCTCAACGATTAACAGCCGTGGCTCGTTATGTTAAACCTGGCAGTAAAGTAGCCGATATCGGATCAGACCATGCCTTTTTACCGATTCACTTGATTCAAAGCGGAAAATCAGCCTCTGTTATTGCGGGGGAAGTCAATCGTGGTCCGCTTGAAATGGCCCGAAAAAATGTGGACCAAACGGGGTTTTCCAAGCAGATTGAGCTCCGTTTAGGAGATGGCTTGTCTGTCATTGAGGACGGTGAAGTCGATACCGTTTGTATTTCAGGTATGGGCGGCACATTGATTACTTCCATTTTGGATGCGGGTATTGAACGCTTGTCGTCTGTTCAACAGTTAGTTTTACAGCCCAACGTAGCAGAAAAACAAGCGCGAAAATGGCTTTATGATCATGGCTGGGAATTAGTTGGAGAGACCATCTTAAAAGAAGAGGGAATCATTTATGAAGTGTTTTCGGCCGTTCGGGGCAACGCTAAAGCGCCATATCAATCACAACAGTGGCCCCTGGAGCAATGGTTTGAACTTGGTCCCTTCTTGTGGTCGGAGAAATCGCCGATTTATAAAGAGAAGTGGGAACGCGAATGGGGAAATACAAAGCGGGTGTTGAGCGATTTAAAACGAGCCAAATCAACGGAAATAGAGACAAAGAGAATGGAGTTAGAAGATCGTTTAAAGTGGATAGAGGAGGTTCTAACATGTATGCAAACGGTCAGACCATAA
- a CDS encoding Nif3-like dinuclear metal center hexameric protein: MYANGQTIIQMLEAFAPKHLAVEGDRIGLQVGTLNKDVKKVMIALDVLEEVVDEAIEQGVDLIIAHHAVIFRPLTQLRTDLPAGKLYEKLIKHDIAVYITHTNLDVAVGGINDLMADALGLTQTEPLDNVYTEQLKKVVVFVPKTHKQQVLDAMGAAGAGWIGNYSHCSFQLEGVGAFMPRAGSQPYSGTQGKLEQVEEVRIETVITARIQNRVINSMVKAHPYEEVAYDIYPLEQPGQSFGLGRIGYLEQEMNLAEFTERVKRVFDVNGARVVGDLNKRIKKVAVLGGDGNRYVSKAIFKGADVLVTGDVYYHTAHDAMAAGLSLVDPGHNVEKIMKEKIQQLLQLNIKEQSKRTEVVVSRVNTDPFTFL; encoded by the coding sequence ATGTATGCAAACGGTCAGACCATAATTCAGATGTTAGAGGCGTTTGCCCCGAAGCATTTAGCTGTGGAAGGGGACCGAATCGGTTTACAAGTAGGGACTTTAAATAAAGATGTAAAAAAAGTGATGATTGCATTAGATGTGTTGGAGGAAGTGGTGGATGAGGCGATTGAACAAGGTGTTGATCTTATTATCGCCCACCATGCTGTCATCTTTCGACCACTTACCCAGCTTCGAACCGATCTGCCGGCCGGAAAGTTATATGAAAAATTAATTAAACATGATATTGCAGTGTATATTACTCATACGAATCTCGATGTGGCGGTTGGCGGGATTAATGACTTAATGGCAGATGCCTTAGGTTTAACGCAAACCGAACCGCTTGATAACGTGTACACTGAACAGTTGAAGAAGGTCGTTGTGTTCGTCCCTAAAACACATAAACAACAAGTTTTGGACGCAATGGGAGCAGCAGGCGCGGGTTGGATTGGAAATTACAGTCATTGTTCTTTTCAACTTGAAGGGGTTGGCGCATTTATGCCGCGCGCAGGTTCGCAACCTTATTCGGGTACGCAAGGTAAACTTGAGCAAGTTGAGGAAGTCCGAATTGAAACGGTCATTACAGCGCGCATTCAAAATCGAGTCATTAATAGTATGGTTAAAGCGCATCCATATGAGGAAGTGGCCTATGATATTTATCCGCTGGAACAACCGGGTCAAAGTTTTGGTCTAGGACGGATTGGTTATCTTGAGCAGGAGATGAATCTTGCTGAATTTACCGAACGTGTTAAGCGGGTGTTCGATGTAAACGGAGCGCGTGTCGTTGGGGACTTGAATAAACGAATTAAAAAGGTGGCCGTGTTAGGCGGGGATGGAAATCGTTACGTTTCTAAAGCGATTTTTAAAGGGGCGGATGTTCTTGTAACAGGGGACGTCTATTATCACACCGCGCATGATGCGATGGCTGCTGGTTTGTCGCTTGTTGATCCAGGACACAATGTTGAAAAAATTATGAAAGAAAAAATCCAACAACTATTGCAACTAAATATAAAAGAGCAAAGTAAACGAACGGAAGTTGTCGTTTCGCGTGTCAATACGGATCCATTTACGTTTTTATAG
- a CDS encoding DUF1444 family protein, producing MDREKCSQLIQQSLREKLDLKVWEISVEEDHVVVKNVDNPSLGFSLSLTAILSKMEKGQEQEKIEQSVANIVEMTKASLQTKSLLGNEQSIFPVLRSNGHPTEQQGKRFLKRAHTAESSIFYAFDLGKTYALIDEQMCIDAGYDKQQIHTFAIQNVKKLDTTYNKDEVAGNTFYFFSQPDGYAASRVLNDELLAFMRRMMTKDMGIAIPHQDALVIADIQNDAGYNILSRLNIDFCMRGDIPISPLPFIWTEDEKLEPIMVLANPGATPNVRKE from the coding sequence ATGGATAGAGAGAAGTGTAGTCAGCTAATCCAGCAGTCCCTTCGAGAAAAGTTGGATTTGAAGGTTTGGGAGATTAGCGTGGAAGAAGATCATGTCGTCGTAAAAAATGTGGACAACCCTTCGCTTGGATTTAGTCTATCGTTGACAGCTATTTTATCCAAAATGGAAAAAGGCCAGGAACAGGAGAAAATTGAACAGTCGGTTGCAAATATTGTGGAGATGACCAAAGCAAGTTTGCAAACAAAGTCGCTGCTCGGCAATGAACAATCCATTTTTCCAGTGTTAAGAAGCAACGGCCATCCAACGGAACAGCAAGGGAAACGATTTTTGAAGCGGGCGCATACAGCTGAATCATCGATTTTTTATGCGTTTGATTTAGGTAAAACATACGCGTTAATTGATGAGCAGATGTGTATAGATGCGGGTTACGATAAACAACAAATTCATACTTTTGCGATCCAAAATGTGAAAAAATTAGATACAACATACAATAAAGATGAAGTTGCTGGAAATACATTTTATTTTTTCAGTCAACCAGATGGTTATGCGGCGAGTCGCGTACTGAACGATGAGTTGCTCGCATTTATGCGACGAATGATGACGAAAGATATGGGAATCGCGATACCTCATCAAGACGCGCTTGTTATCGCGGATATACAAAATGACGCAGGCTATAACATCTTAAGTCGTCTCAATATAGATTTTTGCATGAGAGGCGATATCCCGATTTCACCTCTCCCTTTTATATGGACGGAGGATGAAAAGTTGGAACCGATCATGGTGCTCGCTAATCCTGGAGCTACTCCAAACGTTAGAAAAGAATAA
- a CDS encoding alpha/beta fold hydrolase, which translates to MDRSSRIKLLDCDVYFEHLKPEETDASFSFLLVHGFLGSCFSFRKLAPLLAQRYDVYSIDLVGFGASEKSQTFRYSYFQYASLLVEFMRKKGLSKVILIGHSMGGQIALYTAKFFPRSVAGLILIGSSGYVLRAPRLAVSLSYLPFSSWWMKFWMRRYKIEEVLKNTLFDDSLITREMVDAYQAPMKDRDFTYTLLGLLRHREGDLTREEIQTIKQETLLIWGEQDEIVPIRIGLGLSQDLPHAQFACIPDTGHQSIEEKPLEVFNEIEKWLRKLNLH; encoded by the coding sequence ATGGATCGTTCTTCCCGAATCAAGTTGTTAGATTGTGACGTTTATTTCGAGCATTTGAAACCAGAAGAAACGGATGCTTCGTTTTCATTTCTGCTTGTTCACGGGTTTCTCGGATCTTGTTTTTCATTTAGAAAGCTGGCTCCGCTGTTAGCCCAACGATACGATGTCTATTCGATTGATTTAGTTGGTTTTGGCGCGAGTGAAAAGTCTCAAACATTCCGTTATTCGTACTTCCAGTACGCATCGTTGCTCGTTGAGTTTATGAGAAAGAAAGGTTTAAGCAAAGTGATCCTAATCGGACATTCGATGGGAGGACAAATTGCCCTCTATACAGCAAAATTCTTTCCAAGATCGGTGGCAGGGCTAATTTTAATTGGGAGTTCGGGGTATGTGTTAAGAGCTCCCCGCTTGGCTGTTTCCTTATCATACTTACCGTTTAGTTCTTGGTGGATGAAATTTTGGATGCGACGTTATAAAATAGAAGAAGTGTTAAAAAACACACTTTTCGATGATTCGTTAATTACGCGTGAAATGGTTGATGCCTATCAAGCCCCAATGAAAGATCGGGATTTTACTTATACTTTGCTTGGATTATTGAGACATCGAGAGGGCGATTTAACGAGAGAAGAGATTCAGACGATTAAACAAGAAACATTGTTAATTTGGGGAGAACAGGATGAAATTGTTCCAATTCGGATCGGATTAGGACTAAGCCAGGATCTACCTCACGCCCAGTTTGCTTGTATTCCCGACACCGGTCATCAAAGTATTGAAGAAAAACCGCTAGAAGTCTTTAACGAGATTGAAAAATGGCTGCGTAAACTAAATTTACACTAA
- the ggt gene encoding gamma-glutamyltransferase: protein MDRPIVGTKSMIVSPHYLASMAGNSILEKGGNAFDAAVAVAACLGVVYPAMTGPGGDSFWLTYSPKEGKVNAYNGAGRSGSKVTRELYEGEESIPFRGIRAAITVPGQVDAWDAIISKYGKLTLKEALQPAIDYALNGFPYTRDQYVNTKKNLDVLSKIPITKDTYTPNGQVPRVGSRFVQENLGKSLQLIAEQGRDVFYKGELGDRIINYIQENGGYLVKEDFEKHKGFWTEPISTTYRGYDMYQFGPPTQGLASLMTLNILENFDFSKIEHGSFEYYHLLVEALKLSFEERNAELTDPEFHKIPLDRILSKEYARQKAEQIRSKASSLDSAFMGADTAYAAVVDEEGNAVSFILSIYHEYGSGIVAGDTGILMQNRGSFFSLDPNHVNTLEPNKFTFTTIIPAMACKDGKPYILYGTQGGEGQPQTQTAMITRMLEYGMDPQEAVSQPRWLWGRTWGVARLDLKIESRCCPNTIQALRDAGHDVNVVKDYDDFMGHASAIKVDDDGFLQGGVDPRSDGAAIGR, encoded by the coding sequence CTGGATAGACCGATCGTTGGAACGAAAAGTATGATTGTAAGTCCGCACTATTTAGCCTCCATGGCGGGAAATTCAATTTTGGAGAAAGGAGGAAATGCGTTTGACGCGGCTGTCGCTGTTGCTGCATGTTTGGGGGTCGTTTATCCGGCAATGACAGGACCGGGCGGTGATTCCTTTTGGTTAACTTACTCGCCAAAAGAGGGAAAAGTCAACGCCTACAATGGAGCGGGAAGATCTGGTTCAAAAGTTACGAGGGAGTTATATGAAGGAGAAGAATCGATTCCTTTTCGCGGCATTCGGGCCGCCATTACCGTGCCAGGGCAAGTCGATGCATGGGATGCAATCATATCTAAATATGGAAAGCTTACATTGAAAGAAGCGCTGCAACCAGCGATTGACTATGCGTTAAACGGCTTCCCCTATACGCGTGATCAATACGTGAACACGAAGAAAAATCTAGACGTTTTATCGAAGATTCCAATTACGAAAGATACTTACACGCCGAACGGACAAGTTCCCCGAGTTGGTTCCCGTTTCGTTCAAGAAAATTTAGGTAAGAGCTTGCAATTGATTGCTGAACAAGGTCGGGACGTGTTTTACAAAGGAGAACTCGGCGATCGAATTATTAATTACATCCAAGAAAATGGCGGGTACTTAGTAAAAGAAGATTTTGAGAAGCATAAAGGATTTTGGACGGAACCCATTTCGACTACATACCGCGGGTATGATATGTATCAATTTGGACCACCTACACAAGGTTTGGCATCGTTAATGACATTAAATATATTAGAGAATTTCGATTTTAGTAAAATTGAACACGGTTCATTCGAATATTACCATCTACTTGTCGAAGCATTAAAGCTAAGTTTTGAGGAACGTAATGCTGAATTAACCGATCCAGAATTCCACAAGATTCCGTTGGATCGCATCTTAAGCAAAGAATATGCGCGACAGAAAGCTGAACAGATTCGTTCAAAAGCAAGTTCATTAGACAGCGCTTTTATGGGCGCGGATACAGCTTATGCGGCGGTTGTGGATGAGGAGGGAAATGCTGTTTCCTTTATCCTAAGTATTTATCATGAGTATGGATCGGGGATTGTCGCGGGGGACACGGGGATCCTGATGCAGAATCGAGGTTCTTTTTTCTCGCTTGATCCAAATCATGTTAATACGCTGGAGCCAAACAAATTTACGTTTACGACAATTATTCCAGCGATGGCGTGTAAAGATGGCAAGCCGTATATCCTATATGGTACGCAAGGAGGAGAAGGGCAACCTCAAACGCAAACCGCGATGATAACAAGGATGCTTGAATATGGCATGGATCCGCAAGAAGCGGTTAGCCAACCACGTTGGTTATGGGGACGAACGTGGGGGGTCGCGCGTCTAGATCTGAAAATTGAATCGCGTTGTTGTCCGAATACAATTCAAGCGTTACGTGATGCAGGACATGATGTGAATGTAGTAAAAGACTATGATGATTTTATGGGTCATGCTTCCGCCATAAAAGTCGATGATGACGGCTTCTTGCAGGGCGGTGTCGATCCACGTAGTGACGGAGCTGCAATCGGAAGATAA
- a CDS encoding glycosyltransferase has product MKISVIIPTLNEEQTISQTVKSLQSQQTNYPIEWKR; this is encoded by the coding sequence ATGAAAATTTCAGTAATTATTCCGACCTTGAATGAGGAACAGACCATTTCGCAGACGGTTAAATCCCTTCAATCACAGCAAACAAATTATCCAATCGAATGGAAGCGCTGA
- the mtnK gene encoding S-methyl-5-thioribose kinase has protein sequence MEALIVQHTVCPSLVPQVFHYNAELALIVMEDLPSFQILRQGLIELNRYSALPKHLGQFLAKMLFYTSRFGLEEEERTAKRVQFINPELSHMTGGVVFTDPFQDAEMNQFNPLIREQVTEIWEKRALQLEVAKLKDHFFTHAQALVHGDLHTGSIMVREGETKIVDPEFAFYGPIGFDIGAIIGNILLNYASHEGYTDQSQARAEYQQYLLETIRQLWIEFEREFATLCREESKEASVLNLDYLNNILVRVLQDTLGFAGCKMLRRVIGISRVADLEGIEDERRRAKAEVLVLELGARLIVQRQAVTSVDGLVNIIVSSKKM, from the coding sequence ATGGAAGCGCTGATCGTTCAACATACAGTCTGCCCGTCTCTCGTTCCGCAAGTGTTTCACTATAATGCTGAGTTAGCTTTAATCGTCATGGAGGACCTCCCCTCTTTTCAAATTTTACGGCAAGGTTTGATTGAGCTTAACCGATATTCGGCGCTACCGAAACATCTAGGTCAGTTTTTGGCTAAAATGTTATTCTACACTTCTCGTTTCGGGTTGGAAGAAGAGGAGCGAACAGCGAAAAGGGTTCAATTTATCAATCCCGAATTATCCCATATGACAGGAGGGGTAGTCTTTACTGATCCTTTTCAAGACGCGGAAATGAATCAATTTAACCCATTGATTCGTGAACAGGTTACTGAAATCTGGGAAAAAAGAGCTTTACAGCTAGAGGTCGCCAAATTAAAGGATCATTTTTTCACACATGCGCAAGCTTTAGTTCATGGTGATCTACATACAGGAAGTATTATGGTGAGAGAGGGAGAGACGAAGATCGTTGACCCCGAATTTGCCTTTTATGGACCAATCGGTTTCGATATAGGGGCGATTATCGGAAATATTTTATTAAATTACGCCTCGCATGAGGGGTATACGGATCAATCGCAAGCCCGCGCCGAGTATCAACAATATCTATTAGAAACAATCAGACAATTATGGATAGAATTTGAGCGGGAATTTGCGACGCTCTGTCGCGAAGAATCGAAAGAAGCCAGTGTATTGAACCTTGATTACTTAAACAATATACTTGTTCGTGTCCTGCAAGATACGCTAGGATTTGCGGGATGTAAAATGTTGCGTCGGGTGATTGGTATCTCGCGCGTGGCCGATTTAGAAGGAATTGAGGATGAACGTCGTCGGGCTAAAGCGGAAGTTCTTGTTCTAGAGCTGGGCGCGCGATTAATTGTACAGCGCCAAGCGGTAACGAGCGTGGATGGACTCGTAAACATCATTGTAAGCAGTAAAAAAATGTAA